Below is a window of Camelina sativa cultivar DH55 chromosome 11, Cs, whole genome shotgun sequence DNA.
CTCCCCTGTTTCACCGAACTTCCTAAGCGAATCTGGTCTGATCTTACCTCGCAGTGATGGATCAATGATGTGTTCAAGCTGTCCTTTGTTTTGCCATTTCATCGCCCATTCCGCAAGATTCACCATTTCTCTAGTGAGCGTCGGGTCTATAACGGGTCTTGCGCAGAGAACCTCGAACATAACGACTCCGAAAGAGTACACGTCTGATTTCTCTGTGAGCTGTTGTCTTCTGAAGTATTCAGGATCGAGATACCCGAAACTTCCTTTGACCGCGGTACTCACATGAGTCTGATCGATCTCAGGTCCGGTCTTAGACAGTCCAAAGTCTGCAACTTTAGCCATGAGATTCTCGTCGAGTAATATGTTGGCGGATTTCACATCTCTGTGTATCACGGGTTTAGAGTCACCGGTATGGAGATAATGCAATCCTCTAGCTGATCCAATGCATATCTCAAGACGTTGCTTCCAACTCAAGCTAGGTAAATTCGAGCCGTAAAGATGACTCTTGAGTGTTCCTTTCTCCATATATTCGTAAACCAGAATCATCTCGTTGTTCTCGTCGCAGTAACCGATCAGAGAAACCAAATGGCGATGACGGAACTGAGATAACGTTTCGATTTCTGTCTTGAACTCTGCAAATCCTTGCTGAGACTTAGGGTTCCCTCTTTTGACAGCTACTTTCATACCGTCACGAAGCTCTCCTTTGTACACTTTACCAAAACCACCAACTCCAATAACTCGGTTCTCCTCAAAGCTATTTGTAGCTTCTTTAACCGCTGCTAAAGGAATCCGATAACTTGAATTGGAAGCTATACTTGCTATTGTAGTTCCATTTGAAGATGAATTGGTTCCATTGGAAGACAAAGGTATCCAAGTCTTTGAATGGTCATCAAGGTCTCGTCCTCGTTTCTTGTACAGCAAAAAGAAACCACCTAGAACCACTAAAACAAGCAATGACCCGAACGTTACACCAATGATCATAccaacattcttcttcttagtgGTTGAACTTGAACCACGGGGTAAAAATGTCCCGCCACTGAGCTGACCTTTGGAGTTATTCATCTTCATGATCTCTAGCCCGTTCAGAATCGCGGTAGGGTAACTCGTGTGAAGAGTCGATGGACCAATGCTCACACGGATTCTATTAGTCTGTTTTGCTAATCCCGTGACATAATCCATCGAGTATGCACCGCTCAAAGTGTTGAATAAATAAGAGCTTAGATCAAGACTCTTAACAACCATCATTGAGTCAACATAAACATTGAAGTAAAGTTGGTTTAGAGCTTTGCTCACGATATCGCAGAAATGAAACCGGAGGAAGTACTGAAAACCCGGGTCAACATCGAAATCCCAAGTCACATTGAAATTGCTAGTCGGGTTATCAGCTGAATTCATCTCAGTGCAAGTACCATATACAGTTCTTGGAGCAGTTTCCTCTGTAGCAAAACCGGGAACATAAACAACAGATGCAATCTTAGACACACTCTTAACAAGATTCTTCTCAATTAGAAACTCCGAATCAGGCTCCCAAATTCTCGAAAGCGTATCGTTATTAGGCGTTACACGCGGACCACCCATGTTCACTCTATGAACCGTCTCAAGAGCTTGCCATGATAACCCTTGAAACTTCCCGGGACTGCCTGCAAAGGAAGCATCACCACTGATCAACGTATCGGGAACAGATACAACCTCGATGGCGTTCAGAAAGGCGAACGAATCACCCGAGGGAGCAAACGTGAGCTCGAGATGATCCGTGGCTACATTCACAGAGTACTCCTTCATAACTCTGGATTTCACAGTGAAATCACTCAACAGAACATGTGTTTGCGAAGAAACTGAGAATTTGGCTGATCCCATCTGGAAGGTTTGGTACTGAAAAGGACTGAAATGGAGACGAATCCAGTGGCGGCCTCTAGCGACGGAGAATCTATACTTTGAGATTCCGGTGAAGATTCTCGCCGTCTTGTAAATATCTGAATTTGAATTGCGATTACTCGCGGCAAGGATTTCACTGGGAGAGGTTAAGAGGGTTGAAGCAAGCTTATCAGACATGAACACTCGACCAGTGACGGTAACATTGGTTGATGATCCACAGTTTATGAGGTAATTATTCACAGGTACGTATCCATGGCAGAAGCAGATCAAGCAagaagaaatcaatgaaacccgaatcaaaaatccaaacttttcaCTACCCATCTTCACAAAACCTGGAAATTATAAACAATTTCGGTTGAATAGAGagtaaaagacaaaagaatCTATCAGCTAGATTGAAGGGATATACGAACATGAGCAAATCTAGAGTTTTGTTTTAGTAAAGATGACAACTTTCTAATAATATTCATAACGgactaattaaaaattaaaatcagcAAAAGAACAAAGATTTTACCTTTTAAGACAAGTTTTCCAGGAAAAGTAATTGTTCCATGAAAGGTAAAAACTTAAAAGGATCAGCTGATGATTGAATGATTTCCagattttttgggttttgttttgaaactgTGTTAAGAACAGAGTGGATAACAAGAGAAGGCTTTATAATATTTGCAAAGATGaactggatatatatatatcaaatatatatagttaatagaTGCAAcgccaaataaaaattaatatgagcAAAATTTGTAATATAGAGACGgatgaattgaattgaattcGTCAGTCTGAATTTGTTTGTTCTGATGGCTAAAGAAATTTAGGAAGAAGACGAATTTATTTTCCagattttaccattaaaaactGCACAAACGTAAGTGGTATGTTACATTACCGCATTCAATGTGTCAAAAGATagcaaatattatttattaaaagaaaaacgagAGGAAAAAGCAAtagtttaactttatttttattttttttaatcataagtataactttatatattcttgttaattactataattatcATATCATTTTTGTCTTCATCGTCGGTTCATCACTCCTAATAAATCCTATTATGATAAATCTCAAATAAGGAAGGTAGTGGAGGTTGGAACGAAAAGTCAACATACGTGGGTTTgtgagagcttttttttttcaggataTACCAAACTTCCCGAACGGTATTTTTATTAAGAAAGCACATGATTTGATCTTTTTTGTTAGGCTTCCATCTGTTTCATTCAATACTCAAATAGTAGTGAagttttagatttaaaaataaataatgaatgacGACATTAGCCACCTTCATCTACACACTAGTCATCTATGTGGATTGAAACGAAACGATATGATGCCACTATACTTGATCAAATTAGTTAGCAATAATATGATGCCACTATATTTTTATCTTGAGAGTTGGGAAACGTGTAATATAAGCCTGAAATACCGACTATAAACCGATATCATAAGATTTAGTGGCTTGTGTAGAAAACTACATAATATTTAATGGCTTTTGTTAGTGTCATGTGTACTACCCAAGTTCAAACATGCCGCATGATGTAAATTGTACAAAACACATATCAATCTGAAAACATATATGTGGACCTGTTGTCTACCGACACATTTTGTTTGGAACTCGGAAACAACAGTTCTCTATATAttcaaggaaaaacaaaaaatggttgAGATGTCACAAGGAGAATGACTGTCACATCTGTTTTTTATtcattgatttaaaattaatacaaaCACCCCTTCTACTTTAAAAGGTTTACATGTATTGCTACTCgctatcttatatatattcatcttaTGATAGATTGACGAGAGTAAGAACAGATATGTGTTATAGGAAGAATTGTATTAGACTCTTTATGATACAATATGCATTCTTTTATATAGAGATTTAGTTTCCTAttctaagatatatataaatattaataatacattagataaatataaacattcctaaactatatatattctagatCTTCATGGATTCTATATTCTTGGACAATTATAACCGTGATTTCTCGGTTTTGATCTCCGGTTTTCAATCTCCCAATATCTTAATTAGAGCTATACCAAAGAAGTAAGATCCCTAAGGGTAAAGATGACTTACATGAACCAAGTCTTGACTAGTGAAATGAGCAGCTTTGCCATGTATTTCATTGAT
It encodes the following:
- the LOC104726560 gene encoding probable receptor-like protein kinase At5g59700, with the translated sequence MGSEKFGFLIRVSLISSCLICFCHGYVPVNNYLINCGSSTNVTVTGRVFMSDKLASTLLTSPSEILAASNRNSNSDIYKTARIFTGISKYRFSVARGRHWIRLHFSPFQYQTFQMGSAKFSVSSQTHVLLSDFTVKSRVMKEYSVNVATDHLELTFAPSGDSFAFLNAIEVVSVPDTLISGDASFAGSPGKFQGLSWQALETVHRVNMGGPRVTPNNDTLSRIWEPDSEFLIEKNLVKSVSKIASVVYVPGFATEETAPRTVYGTCTEMNSADNPTSNFNVTWDFDVDPGFQYFLRFHFCDIVSKALNQLYFNVYVDSMMVVKSLDLSSYLFNTLSGAYSMDYVTGLAKQTNRIRVSIGPSTLHTSYPTAILNGLEIMKMNNSKGQLSGGTFLPRGSSSTTKKKNVGMIIGVTFGSLLVLVVLGGFFLLYKKRGRDLDDHSKTWIPLSSNGTNSSSNGTTIASIASNSSYRIPLAAVKEATNSFEENRVIGVGGFGKVYKGELRDGMKVAVKRGNPKSQQGFAEFKTEIETLSQFRHRHLVSLIGYCDENNEMILVYEYMEKGTLKSHLYGSNLPSLSWKQRLEICIGSARGLHYLHTGDSKPVIHRDVKSANILLDENLMAKVADFGLSKTGPEIDQTHVSTAVKGSFGYLDPEYFRRQQLTEKSDVYSFGVVMFEVLCARPVIDPTLTREMVNLAEWAMKWQNKGQLEHIIDPSLRGKIRPDSLRKFGETGEKCLAEYGVDRPSMGDVLWNLEYALQLQEAVIDGDPDEDNSTNMIGELPLRFNDFNHGDTSVNVSVAREGKIEEEEESSVSDLSGVSMSKVFLQLVKSEGR